Below is a genomic region from Bordetella pertussis 18323.
GCGCCAGCCGGCCCAGTACGACAGCGGCGCGCCGGCCACGATGATGGGGCCGAACAGCTCGGGCCGCATCGCGGCCGTCATCATGATCTGCCAGCCGGCCTGGCAGTTGCCGACCACCACCGGGCGGCCTTCGGCCTGCGGATGCAGGGCGATGATTTCTTCCAGGAAGCGCGCCTCGGCGCGCATCACGTCCTCGACCGTCTGGGTGTCGGTCGGGTGCGGCAGGAAGGTGGCGAAGTAGCAGGGATGGCCGGCGCGCACCGCCACGCCGATTTCGCTTTCGGGCTTGAAGCCGCCGATGCCGGGGCCGTGCCCGGCGCGCGGGTCGACCACCAGGAAGGGGTGCTTCTGCGGGTCGACCGGCGCGTCCGCGGGCGGGACGATGCGCAGCAGCGCGTAGTTGACGGGGCGTTCGAACTTGCGCCCGTCGAGCACCAGCTCGGACTTCATGCTCAGCACATTGGGGGCGCGCTTGGCCATGTGCGTCAGGTACTGGTTGCCGCGCTGGCGCATCACGTCGGTGTACAGGATGCCGCGCTGCCAGGCGTCGAGCGTGTATTGGTACGCGCTGGTCCAGAGATTGGCGGCGGGATGCGCGGCCGGGGCGGGGGAGCGGTCGGGGGCGGTGCGATCGGCGGCGGATGCGGCCATGGCGATCTCCATTGCGATGCGGCGGCCGGCCTGGTCGGGCCGTGGCGGCCGGCTCCCGTGTGGGGAGCGGATTCGGGGACCCTTGTGGGTTTACCCTATTACACCGCAAACGATGTTGCGGTGCAACATTCGTGTGACCGGGGCGCCGCCCCCTTCAGCCGCGCGCCGCTTCGTAATGGCGCAGCCATGCCTGCACCGAGGCGCGTTGCCATTGGGCCGCCGCGTAGTCGCGCAGCGGCGCGGGCAGGTCGTCGCCGCTATGGGCCAGGCGGTTGAGCATCAGGGCCAGTTCGGTGTCGACGATGCTCCAGGCCCCGAACAGGTGCGCCTGGCCGGGCGGCAGCAGCGCCTCGGCCACGCGGATCAGCTTGGCGGCGTCGCAGTGCGCGGCGTCGTCCAGCGGCGTGGTGGCCGGGGCATCGAAGACGGAGTCGATCGGGCGCGCCCGCCGCAGCGCCGCCAGGTCGGTGCGCAGCCAGGCCTGCACCTGGCGGGCGCGGGCGCGCGCCTGGGCGCCGGCCGGATACAGCGCGGGATGCGCCGGCGGCGCGAAGGCGTCTTCCAGGTATTCCTGGATGGCGCTGGACTCGGTGAGATGGAAGCCGGCATGCGCCAGGGCCGGCACCCGGGCGGTCAGGGCGCGGCTCTGGTAGGGCTGCATGCGTTGCTCGCCGGCAGCCAGGTCCACCAGGCGGACTTCGAACTCCAGCTGCTTTTCGGCCAGGGCGACATGGGCCGACATGGCGTAGGGGCTGCGAAAACGGGCGTCGACGTACAGGGTCAGGGGGGCGGGCAACGGCGGGCTCCTGGGACGGCAGGCCCCGCGCGTGCCGCGGCGGCCGATCGCTACAGCGTAGCGCAAACCGGGCCGTCCTGCCCGCCGGCGTGGCGCGCGGGAGTCAGTCGACGATGAACAGCCGCGCGCCGCCGCGGGTCGAGGAGCGGTGCGCCTCGGCCTGGTCGGCGACCTGGTAGCTCATGCCCGGGGTCAGCACGAAGGTGCGGCCGTCTTCCAGTTCGGTGTGCAATTCGCCTTCCAGGCAGAACAGG
It encodes:
- the yfcF gene encoding glutathione transferase; the protein is MPAPLTLYVDARFRSPYAMSAHVALAEKQLEFEVRLVDLAAGEQRMQPYQSRALTARVPALAHAGFHLTESSAIQEYLEDAFAPPAHPALYPAGAQARARARQVQAWLRTDLAALRRARPIDSVFDAPATTPLDDAAHCDAAKLIRVAEALLPPGQAHLFGAWSIVDTELALMLNRLAHSGDDLPAPLRDYAAAQWQRASVQAWLRHYEAARG